Part of the Clostridium sporogenes genome, TCCATAGTTTATAGCATCTCTTAAATTATGAGTTACCATTAATGAAGTTATATTTTTTTGAGTTACAATTTTTTCAGTAATCGCCATAACTTCACCAGATGTTTTTGGGTCTAATGCTGCAGTATGTTCATCTAAAAGTAATACTTTGGGATTATTCACACTAGCCATTATCAGTGATAAAACTTGTCTTTGACCTCCAGAAAGATATTTAACTTCTATATCTAACATTTTTTTAAAATCCAGGGATATATCATTTAATAATGACTCCAAATAATCATCTTTATATCTAAGACAATATTTAATATTAGTAAGTTTCCCTTTATTTAAGGCTAAAGATAAATTCTCTCTTACTGTCATAGAAGGGCATGTACCTAACT contains:
- a CDS encoding ABC transporter ATP-binding protein; protein product: MLEIQNLSKSFHNSYMGENRLFYNLNLTINEGDFVSIIGSNGTGKSTLLNILSGVVKETSGNIILKGMDITKLPQHKRTKIISRVFQNPELGTCPSMTVRENLSLALNKGKLTNIKYCLRYKDDYLESLLNDISLDFKKMLDIEVKYLSGGQRQVLSLIMASVNNPKVLLLDEHTAALDPKTSGEVMAITEKIVTQKNITSLMVTHNLRDAINYGNRLIMLHKGKIILDLNEKEKRNLRVEDILKKFEYAV